Proteins encoded in a region of the Bacteroidota bacterium genome:
- a CDS encoding response regulator — translation MEQASLNVLVVDDEEDIQWLFKQQFRREIRSGKVKFHFALSGEEALMYMKEGASAHVVLVFSDINMPGMTGLELLKELRASYGNLPVHMITAYGDDGNYQTAMQYGAAGYMTKPIDFTELKSTVQALLN, via the coding sequence ATGGAGCAAGCTAGTTTAAATGTCCTGGTTGTAGATGATGAAGAGGATATTCAGTGGCTCTTTAAACAACAGTTTCGTAGAGAAATTCGCTCTGGCAAGGTCAAATTTCATTTTGCATTATCGGGTGAAGAAGCCCTTATGTATATGAAAGAAGGCGCAAGTGCGCACGTTGTCCTTGTTTTCTCGGATATCAATATGCCAGGAATGACAGGCCTTGAATTGCTCAAAGAACTGCGTGCATCTTATGGCAACTTACCCGTACACATGATTACTGCGTATGGGGATGACGGAAACTACCAGACGGCCATGCAATATGGCGCAGCCGGCTATATGACCAAGCCCATAGATTTCACTGAGTTAAAATCGACTGTGCAGGCATTATTGAATTAA